GGAGCTTGAAGAAATGAAGAGCATGACAAGGCAGGAATTTGTTGCTTCTCTTAGAAGGTTAGAACTCCAAATAATAGTAGTAATAATCATTATAATTATAGTATAGTTTTCTTTTCCACATAGACTAAATCTACTTttatctccccccccccccaataaatGTACTTTTATCTCAGTGCGGAATCTACTGCATAAGCTAAGGCTTTGTTGTATTTTCTTTTAAATCATTTTCTTGTCTCGTTGAGCCCAAGAAAGTGCGTAATCCTATATACTATATTTACTTATCTTTTTGTTAATGTAGGAAAAGTAGTGGGTTTTCAAGAGGAGCCTCCATCTACAGAGGCGTCACAAGGTTCGGAATATTATTTAtcttttgtttgttgtttttgtCTGGTTTATGTGTTCAATTAAGGAGCTAATTCAACAAAGGTTTGTTTTATTTTAGGCACCACCAACATGGTAGATGGCAAGCAAGAATCGGAAGAGTGGCAGGAAACAAAGATCTCTATCTTGGAACCTTTAGTGAGTTTTTATTATCTTTTTGTTGCCCTccacaaatatataatttctagTCCTCTATTTAGCTCGACTAGTCAATAGATCATCCAttgtttatattatattatattattatccattatactccctccgtttcaatttatgtgaactcatttgactgggcacggagtttaagggAAGAAAGAAGGCTTTTGATCTTGTGGtctaaaatgaggcacatatataaatctgtgtaaaggtaaattgtttctaaataaggaaaggggtcatttttttttgcacggactaaaaaggaaatagtttCACCTAAATTGAGAGTGAGGGAGTATTAGTTGTGTTTATTCCACCAAATCCAAAAAACAAAAGCAACAAATTAATATGCACGTCATTCAACAGCACTGCCTTACTGCTATTTGATACCTTTGGCGGTGGATACCCTAAATTATCTGGCTCTGCCGTAAGGTAGGGGTTGACAATAAATGACATACGTGGCTTTTTTTAAGTGGTCTTTTGGGTGGCAACAATATGAacgttttatttttgtttttggctggATCTCCTTTTAATTGCCCAAGGTTTTTGTTGCTGGTATTTGCTTGTCCCTACTCTCTGCTTACTTGACAGTCGAGAAAGAGGGGTGGGAATATGTTTTTATAGGACTACCGTAGCTTGTGATAGGTACAATAATATTAAGAGGTTAACTCAAAAGAATTACATTATCTCTGAAAAACGACTACAAataatttttgttaaaaaattaGAATTGCTAAGTTAGGAAATAAGACATACAGTAAGTTAAATTTCTTTATAGTGAATATTAATTCAATCCCGAAACTAATAAATTTAAGTTATACACAGTTAATAATCTTTTTCCTATTAATGAATTTTAACCGGCAATATATTGCAAGTTAGTTGTCATTTTTATTatagtataaaataaatacaAGAGTCAGGCTTTGACCGTGTATTTATGCTGGCTAGTCTCTTAGCTTCCAACTTGTCCTTGAATTTGTTCAATATGTTTCATTCATTAGAATtgtctttttaattttatttttcgatGGGGAAGGCTGTCTGTGATGATGATCTTTTGCAACAAATTTAAGTCCGTCAATATAATCAAAACTCTTTAGACTAATCGTGATGATTTTAATGCAAATAATAGGCACCCAAGAGGAAGCAGCAGAGGCCTATGACATTGCTGCAATCAAATTTAGAGGACTAAACGCTGTGACGAATTTTGACATTAGCCGTTACGACGTTAAAAGTATCGCCAGTAGCAATCTCCCTGTTGGAGGGATGAACAATATATCAAAAACCTCATCAGAATCTGCTTCTGAAAGTAGTAAGAATGTCGAAGGAAACCGATCGGACGATCGAGATCGAGATATCTCCTCTGCTACCTCTGCTCCATTTTCCTCTCAAGCTCCAAATATGGTCAACCTTGGTTTCGGATTGCCTATCAAGCAAGACGTTTCCGATTTCTGGTCAATCCTCGGATACACTAATGATCAAAACAACGGTAGCAAAAACCCCAGTGCAAATGCAACATTCTGTCATGGTCCGCCTGATGGTACGACTATTCAAACACAAGGTACAACAATCATCAGCATGGATCTCCCTGCTACTACAACCTCTCTGAATGAAGTCAACAACAGTCGAGTCATATTCAATGAAGAAGGGTACTATCACCAGCAGCAGGAGCAGGAGCAGGAGCAACAAAGTGGTAGTTGTAGCACAATAACTTCTGTCCCTAGTGACATAAGCATGGCCTTAAACAGCAatgccactactactactactcttGATGGCTCTAATTTTGGTAATTGGATGCCACCTTCTCTTCATTCATTCCAGACTACTGCAAAGAATAACCTAGCACCATTCCAGACCCCAATTTTTGGCATGGAATAAAATGGAAAATAattggagggaaaatgaaaagaCGAGAGAAGAATTGAAGTGGTGGACTTTTCCCTCTTGTGTTTTGAATGGTTTTTTGTCACTTACCAAAGAAGTGGGCTGGTCAAAAAAGGTGGTATTGGTGAAATTTGCTTTTTTGCATGGGCAAGAGAAGTGGGACGTACAATAATTTCACAGCAACTAAAACAGAGATGGCAGGGTGCTAACTGAATCTTTTTGATTAAGTTGTTTCTTtacctttttttactttttgcttGTTTGACTGACATGAGTTATCTATGGCTAGAAAATCCCTTTTGTACTTTCCCGTCAGCAACAATTTCATTTCCAATCAAATTTCTTCCCGCTCATTCTCCCCTTTGACGCGCCTGCGTTGTTTTCTTCTGATGGGGTACGGGATATGAGAATTGACCACATATGTATGCTGTCATTTTCTTCTGAATGatgactagatacaagttttTTCTCCTCTTATTTTCCAGAGCACGTTTGGGTTGATGTAGCAAGATGATCATGATAATAAAACCGTATTACTTTAATTTTGTGCTTGGTTACTTATACATCTCTTTAAGGGGTCCTTTGGAAGGGTGTAGAAGAATAGTGCGGGATaatgtgtattagtaatgcatgagTTAGTAATGTAAGTATTAGTTATGCAGATATTATTTCTTAGctattgtttggtgtggtgtatttaAAATTCTAATGCATTACATAATTTTAAGAAATATAGTTGTTTATAAAAATACCTTCCATATTCTCTAACTTTAAGGGACTTTAacgataattttgtctttaagcatactaatgcatgcattaatagccttggtattactagTGTCATGGTTTTTTATGCATTATTTATAtataggataataccaagtatgatgtataactaataattcaagtattagttatacataggttAGAAAAATATATCAAACAAGATATTAGTAATGCGCAAAGCTAATGTttgcattatttttttttaatacctcctaccaaacgactCCTAAGTAGTATGTTCCAAGCATTTTATACCATTGTTTACTCTCAAAATCGTGTGCTTGTAAGTGTTTTCAAGGATACGTGGTTTAATTCGACACAAAGCAattaacaacaacaaacccagtatgatcccaacaggtggggtctggggagggtagtctgtatgcagaccttacccctacctaatgcaggtaTGGAGATTGTTTCCAGTAGACGCTCGGCTCAGGAAGGGTAAGAAAGAGAAGACGAAAGGAAgaaagaaggaagagaaaagaaaaaatgagagatAAAGCAATTGATGAAGTAAATAACGAataaagaaatacagaaataattCAAACCACACGAGTGAGATAGTTCCAGTCTCAGTGAAATAATCAGCCTTGATTCGAGTCCACTACGATCGACAATAATGAACAGGAAAGATAGCTAATAGcagagaaaataataatatactgCCTTGAAGTGCGAGTTACAATGTGTTTTACAAGCAATCataccccctttatatagtaggggaatcctGCATTAGGTACaactctataaaaggtaaaaaattcTCCTAATTAAATGATTGCCGATTTCTTCTTAGTACGTGCTGAGATCCCTGTAagcacgcgatttttgccctatgtgagaattactcccaaaaaattcaatccgtttcgattgtcctttaattgggaaaaactcccttctGCGCCCCTTTccggcggcgcgggcgaaaaaggaagtgtgacaatCCCCGTTGTGATATTCGGTCGATCACGAATATCACGATCTTTTGTTGGCCGTGCTCGACCACCTAACAACGTTCTTCGAAGTTAATCAAGGTCACAACCCCGATATCCTCGAGGGCAGGAGTTATGGTCCGGACTCTAAATTGATGAGATCTCTACCTCGGTCTAGGCCCCCCTATTACTATAACTCGGCCTTGCTCGTTATGTCGGAGACAAGGATATACTATGAGATCAGTTTTAactgtatatagatagtcccttCATTTCTCAGAAAAAGAGTTGATGAGAAATGACATGAGTTTCCCTGTTCTTTCTTTGGTATTTCGCATCAGAAACGACAAAAATGCGAAACGTCTTGTCAGTCACGTCATAATGGCATTAAATGTTTGTTAGCCGCCGGTCGGCTACCCCTGAATGCAGAACGTCGCTGAGTTCCTATACATACTGCCTCTTTTGTTCATTTTCACTTTTCATCAAACCTTCTACCTTCAAGTTTTCAAGATTTCCGCACTCCTCCAGTGTTTTTACCTCCATCACTCAAGGTCTTTTGCAAAGGTTTCACCCATCTTCTTCCCAAACCAACAAGCCATTCTTaaactttctttctttcttaataTTTCCCAatttttcctccatttttacTCTCCAAACAAATGGCAAAGACTTCCAAAACCGTTCCCAGAAAAAAATATCTCTCAACTTCGCGTCCCACCACTAGGGTCGAGGCGACCACCCGGAACGTGGAAGTTGATAAACCGGTGGCTGAACCTCCTTTGAAAATGTTCATACCCGGGGGTGCTCGGTAAATAACGATTTTAAGGTTGAAAAAACTTCTTCGGTATCGGGTCGGTGCGAAGACTTCTCGAGATACATCTGTTCGATTACCGAAGAAATCTTCTCAACGGTCCAGATAAATTGCAACTGGGCTAACAAAACTGTAGTGGTTCCCGACCCTGATGAGGCCATTACCACCCATGCCGAGGGATACTTGAGTTTTTAAACTTATCCTTTCACATTGGGACCGATGGACCCAATCATCATAGATTTCTGCAACAGGTATGAAGTTTGCCTCGGTCAGATCCATCCTTCAATGTGGAGGATTGTGATCCTACTCCGGTTCTTCGTGAGCAAAATTGGTAGCTGCCGGTTCACCGTAGATCACCTACTTCGTTTGTAAAATCCCCGACTATTCCGAGGGGGGCTGATAAAGCTTGTGCGTCGGGCCAGCAATGCCACGTTCTCTAGTATCGATGAGGACCGGAATCGAGGCTGGCAAGGCCATTTTGTCCGAGTGAAAAATTCGGACATGATCCCGGCGGAATGCATGCCATTACCCGAGAAGTGGAATATTGATTTTACGTTTACTTCTCTTTTTCTTATTGGCGTTTGTGGTGGTGCAGTCGTTGCTCGGGTACCAAATGTTGTTCCTCGACTCAAGGAGTGGGTCAAGGGTATCATTTCTCAGATGCCCTACTCCGACCGTTCGTGGCGCGAACTCTCGAAGGGCCGTTGGGAGGCCCGTTCCCATGGTAAGATCCCTTTTCTGATCAGGTCGTGTTAGGCCTATTCTTTTACTATCAAGTTCTTATTCCCTTTACTTTCTTTCTCAGGTTTGCCTAAGGATGTTGAACTTAGGCCTCCGGTTGGCGACGAGGACTTGCCCGTTGAGGCTCCTGCTCCGAGGCAGgccagagaaaagaaaaggaggagGGCTCCGAGCTCCCCAAGCTCggagaaaaaaaaattgaggaaGAGGCTGGTCCGCAAGCCAAAGGAAACCTCCAGCTCCCGAGTGCTTAACTCGAGCTTACTCCACCGGCTAAGGGACGAGTCCGAGGAGGATAAAATTATAGTGGCTCGAGAACTATTGTCCCCCGAGGAACGGGTGCCATCCGAGGAGGGAACATCAAAGGTAAATCCCTCACAAATACAAGAGGCCGATGCAACAGTGAGGTTCGAAAACCTTCAAGACACCGGCTCTTCCCCATCCGTTATTATTGACATAACAGGATTGCCTTCGTACACAGACTCGATATCTGTTGAAGCTCAAACGACAAAGGAGTGGCCGAATGAGGGGGTCCATGGAGTGGATGATCCCCTCCAAAGATATTTTTGATGGCATGGACTCTACCACGACGAAGGATGTCACCGGATTGGGTGACTTAGAAGTACCAAGAAGAAGTCCGCCCTCGGGGGCAGGTGGATCTAATTCGAGCCCTAGACTGGTCAACCGATTCCCTGCCCCGAGTGCCGATCCCAGTCGGAAGCGGTCGATCATTATCTCTATTTTGGAAGATGCCCGGGTCCTTTCCGCACCCGTTAGGGTAGCTAGTTACCTCCGGTGCCTTGTGACTATAGATGATTAGCCAAAGATGAACGAGGTGGATTCCCCATGCTTATTCAACGAAGCACATCAGACGCTGAATCGGGTAAGGTGTTACCAAACCTTTTCATTTTCCAGCTTTGGTTACTTAGTGATCTTCATATTTCTCCTTTTATTTGCAGGCCTCAGTGCTTCACCACAAGACCTTCCTCTGATACTGAGAATAGCTGAGCTTCCTCGAGCCCGAAGCCAAAGAGCTTACTGAGAAGAGAGACATGTACAAACTTCTCAGTGAGCAACGCGAGGAAGAGGCTATGAGTCTTCGGTCCGAGTTGGATATGGCTCAGAAAGAACATGCCGACCTGGTGGAGCAGGTAAAAGCCTTTGAGGTTAGTGACGATGAGCTAGACTCGATGACTAACAGTCAGAACCCGCAGGTCCAATAAAAAATCGATCGGATCAACCAGCTTCGGGTCGAGATGGACATTATCAAGGTCGAAGCCGAGGAGTGAAAAGGCAAAATGGACCATTTGGCCTTGGAAAAGGACACTCCCCAGGCACAATTGGACTCGGCGGATGATCAACTTTGAATGATGAGGGAGAAGGCCGAGGCACAGTCCCGGAAAACTGAGGAACTCCAATCTCAACTGAGCTAGGTTGTTTCCGACCGGGAGACCCTCGGCATGAGCTTAAAGCGGCCAAGTCGGTGGCTAAAATTACTAAGGCCAATGCCTACGAGATGGTGGCTCAGTATAGAGCCGATGTTGAGGCGGCTCAGGACCGCTTGAAAGACATTGTTGAGTATGAGAAGTGGCAGTATTGAAGGGAGGCCCTCGAGGAGGTTCAAGCTGGGGGTTTCGATTTGTCGGCCGAGATCGCAAACGCTAAGGGGCTCGAGGCCGAGGCCAAGAAGTTGGCTTACCCCGAGGATTTCGAATATGAAGACTTAGAGGGTCCTGGTGGATCTGAGGGTAGAGAAGACCCTGATGGTCTCGGTGATGAGGCGGGCTCCGGTGAGGACCATGCTACCTAGACGCCTCACAAATGTTTTTGCTTTttgtttaattttcttttttgtcGAGGCTATTTGGCCTTTGTAAAAATTTCTCGAGGCCATTTGGCTCTTGTAAAAAtcatttgatatatatatatatatatatatatatatatatatatatatatatatataaagcgtTTTTCCTTTAACAAATTCCAAgcttttttctttttatgattGCAAAAGATATCGAGTTCCTTAACACGTAACAACTAGGTGTTGTTCGGAGGTTCAAATAGGCCTAGTTTATTATTTTGCTTAAAACTCATGGGGGAGGGGGGATTGGTATGACCGAAAGCTATCCCCAAAGTATTTGGAATATTTTGGGTTACAATTTGCCGTGGGTAGCCTTTTGAACCGATTTAAAAATCTTAAAGGCCTTATGTTTTGGTTATGGATCTCTGACGTCTCCAAGCCGTTCTAGGACGGTCGTAACCTTTTAATTTGGGTGTTACCCAATAGGCTTATTTCCCCGAGTCATTCGGGCTTACCCGAGACAACCGTTCCCGAATGGAgatggccgtagccttttagttcGGGTGTTTCCCAATAGGCTTGTCACCCCGAGTCATCCGGGCTTACCCGAGAGAACTATTGCCGAATGGGGATGGACGTAGCTTCTAAAGTTCGGGCACTGCCTAATAGGCTTTGTGCCCTTGGGCTTCGCTATCTCGGGCCGTCCGAATCTGCCTTGGACGACAATCCCCGAGTGAGGTGGCCCTTGGGCTTGATGCTTTTAGGGGACCAAATgtaagaaagaatttttttttgaaaaaggggCAGAATATTTATCCGCAAGGTAGAAACTTCCTTTCATTTTTGTGCGTAATGAACAAGGTTACATATGTGTACACGCTTTGTGTCATGGCTCGGGCGGTCTATGTGGGCAcgattcatttgaccgtttgacccTTAAAGTAAATCCTATCGATTGATCCTAGGCTATTCATTGACCACAAAGTTTCTTTCCCTGCTAAAATCATTATCCGAGGATGATGCCCCCAAATGTTCGAGGCCGATCATAGAGAAGCCTCGGATACTGTTAAAGTGATCCTTGACATCGGTTTATAACTGGTCTTCGATTTGAAGTTAGTACGATccattgttgcctcattaaaaagcTTGCCGAAAagcccatttgggacaaaaatgGTTCaagaaaaaagagtgcaaaacgTGCTTTCAAGCCTAAAAATTGCATCGTTCCTTGTCGGTTGTCTACAAGTGTTGCTccaaaatgtaaataaaagaaattaaCGGGACCGTGCATTAGCAGTAATATCGTTTCAAGTGAGTTATATTCCAGTTGTTCGGTAGTTGCTCGCCGTTCATTGCTCCGAGCTTGTAGGACCTTTTCTGTGATCTTGATAATTTGATACGGACCTTCCCAGTTCGGTCCCAGCTTCCCTTCGTTCGGGTTCTGGGTGTTTAGTGTAACTTTCCTTAATACCAAGTCCCCGATGTTGAAGTTTCGAAGGTTGGTTCTTTGATTGTAATAACTTTCAATCCGTTGTTTTTGGGCAGCCAATCGGACGAGGGAGACTTCGCGCCTTTCATCTAATAGTTCCAGGTtcgtattcatggcctcgttGTTTGACTCTTTGGTTGCATATCAGAACCTAAGATTCTGTTCTCCCACTTCGAGTGGTATTATAGTTTCGGCGCCATAAACCAAAGAGAACGAGGTGGCCCCGGTATTGGACTGTGAGGTCATACGGTATGTCCAAAGTACTTTGGGCAAGATTTATTTCCACTTTCCTTTGGCGTCGATCAATATCTTCCTgaggttttggagtatggtttTGTTCGTGGACTCCGCTTTTTCGTTCCtactagggtgataaggtgttgcgaggatccttttgatcttatggtcttcgAAAAACTTGCAAACTTTGTTGCCAATGAACTGCTTTCTATTGTCGCACACGATCTCAGCCgacatattatgtggtcccaGACAAAATCGATGGCTTCCTTCTCCCTGACTTTCTTGAACGCCCgggcttccacccatttagaaaataAATCAGTCTTAAACAATATAAATTGGGCCTTACTAAATGCCCATGGAAAGGGCCgatgataagtggggattttgactacttattaacGCCTTTTTACTTTCGGTTTTAGTCCAAAAGTGCTTAATTGTATTCCCAAAAACTGATGAAATGAGCTTACATGCAGGAGTATTGAAAAGTGAGCCACATAtatgaaatccaactcaaaaagaagtaaggtgaactCAAGGACAAAAAGTAGGGAAAAGCATAATGTGCGGATTGTAGAATTCCATCTGCGGCTGCAGAATGTGAAAGAAATCTGTCAGAACCCAAGAgcaatgtgcggaccgcacaattattgtgcggccacAGTAGCTAAATCAGAGTTAAAGTTTAGAGAGTCACCATTTCGAGCAGAAAGAATGCGGACCATacaattattgtgcggccacAGAAGTTAGCCACGCGGCTGCACttagaattgtgcggtccgcagaaagGGCCTATGCGCCCGCACTcagttttgtgcggaccgcagaacaCTCAAGATGCGGCCGTATTCCAAAATTGTGC
The Nicotiana sylvestris chromosome 11, ASM39365v2, whole genome shotgun sequence DNA segment above includes these coding regions:
- the LOC104221008 gene encoding AP2-like ethylene-responsive transcription factor AIL5 isoform X2, encoding MDMDSSSENWLGFSLSNINSNSNNNSSINLPSNNSSELCLFQAFNSKPNSGVEENGKGADGPPKLEDFLGGTSSITAAATEVCWENPATTTTTTSLCEYGSELKTIAASFLRSFSADQNNSQNKQLAVVALPPAKKAVETFGQRTSIYRGVTRHRWTGRYEAHLWDNSCRREGQSRKGRQGGYDKEEKAARAYDLAALKYWGPTTTTNFPVLNYEKELEEMKSMTRQEFVASLRRKSSGFSRGASIYRGVTRHHQHGRWQARIGRVAGNKDLYLGTFSTQEEAAEAYDIAAIKFRGLNAVTNFDISRYDVKSIASSNLPVGGMNNISKTSSESASESSKNVEGNRSDDRDRDISSATSAPFSSQAPNMVNLGFGLPIKQDVSDFWSILGYTNDQNNGSKNPSANATFCHGPPDGTTIQTQGTTIISMDLPATTTSLNEVNNSRVIFNEEGYYHQQQEQEQEQQSGSCSTITSVPSDISMALNSNATTTTTLDGSNFGNWMPPSLHSFQTTAKNNLAPFQTPIFGME
- the LOC104221008 gene encoding AP2-like ethylene-responsive transcription factor AIL5 isoform X1, which encodes MDMDSSSENWLGFSLSNINSNSNNNSSINLPSNNSSELCLFQAFNSKPNSGVEENGKGADGPPKLEDFLGGTSSITAAATEVCWENPATTTTTTSLCEYGSELKTIAASFLRSFSADQNNSQNKQLAVVALPPAKKAVETFGQRTSIYRGVTRHRWTGRYEAHLWDNSCRREGQSRKGRQVYLGGYDKEEKAARAYDLAALKYWGPTTTTNFPVLNYEKELEEMKSMTRQEFVASLRRKSSGFSRGASIYRGVTRHHQHGRWQARIGRVAGNKDLYLGTFSTQEEAAEAYDIAAIKFRGLNAVTNFDISRYDVKSIASSNLPVGGMNNISKTSSESASESSKNVEGNRSDDRDRDISSATSAPFSSQAPNMVNLGFGLPIKQDVSDFWSILGYTNDQNNGSKNPSANATFCHGPPDGTTIQTQGTTIISMDLPATTTSLNEVNNSRVIFNEEGYYHQQQEQEQEQQSGSCSTITSVPSDISMALNSNATTTTTLDGSNFGNWMPPSLHSFQTTAKNNLAPFQTPIFGME